One genomic segment of Vulpes vulpes isolate BD-2025 chromosome 2, VulVul3, whole genome shotgun sequence includes these proteins:
- the SCARF1 gene encoding scavenger receptor class F member 1 isoform X2 — translation MERRGSHSHPIPLPVPSILGHLPAPSRLRPAPTAPTLPSPQLSFSSGVWSSQHPPTRPLREVPHGSPPPSHWFPQERPWKEAGRGDGSRGGQTNRSPLAGLAAMGLRLLPLLLLWTQGTQGSKLDPNGQHVCMASSPSAELQCCPGWRQKDQECTIPICEGPDACQEDEVCVKPGLCRCKPGFFGAQCNSRCPGQYWGPDCREICACHPHGQCEPATGVCHCQADRWGGRCEFACTCGPHGRCDPATGACRCEPGWWSPTCRRPCQCNPAAARCDQTDGSCRCEPGWWGRRCSFRCACHGSPCAQETGRCACRPGWWGPECRLPCECVRGRCSAASGQCACPPGFRGARCELPCRAGSYGPHCRDSCGHCKQKEPCSADTGSCESCEPGWNGTQCHQPCPPGTFGENCRQQCPHCQRGEACQPDTGHCWRCDPGWLGPRCEDPCPIGTFGEGCSSTCPTCVQGSCDAVTGECVCNTGYWGPSCNTSCPSGFHGNNCSIPCECPEGPCNSVSGTCQLGPHGQDATLIAGILVPLLLLLLGIIICACCCWAARLDPKDRPASDRAAMSRMKLQVWGALSSLGSALPCGSFGSHKLPWVTASLSRPLQAGPQTTPSLLILSLERTRALPTACHPKKEWSLWPTESFQRPACLKVPSLLPRTPPHHFPSRGLPA, via the exons ATGGAAAGACGTGGCTCCCACTCTCACCCTATACCTTTGCCTGTCCCCAGTATCCTGGGACATCTTCCTGCCCCCTCCAGACTGAGACCAGCCCCTACAGCCCCCACTCTGCCTTCACCACAGCTTTCCTTTTCATCTGGTGTCTGGTCTTCCCAGCACCCACCTACCCGCCCTCTTAGGGAGGTGCCGCATGGCAGCCCGCCCCCTTCACACTGGTTTCCTCAGGAAAGGCCTtggaaggaagcagggaggggggaTGGGAGCCGTGGGGGCCAGACTAACAGGAGCCCTCTCGCTGGACTGGCCGCCATGGGACTGAGGCTGCTCCCACTGTTGCTGCTCTGGACACAGGGGACCCAAGGGTCCAAGCTGGACCCCAATGGACAACATGTCTGCATGGCCAGCAG CCCCTCTGCTGAGCTCCAGTGCTGCCCAGGCTGGAGGCAGAAAGATCAAGAATGCACTATCC CCATATGTGAGGGGCCAGATGCCTGCCAGGAAGATGAAGTATGTGTGAAACCGGGCCTCTGTCGATGCAAACCTGGATTCTTCGGGGCCCAATGCAACTCCC gcTGCCCGGGCCAGTACTGGGGCCCCGACTGCCGTGAGATCTGTGCCTGCCACCCCCATGGCCAGTGCGAGCCGGCCACGGGCGTGTGTCACTGCCAAGCGGACCGCTGGGGCGGCCGTTGCGAGTTCGCGTGCACCTGCGGCCCCCACGGGCGCTGCGACCCCGCGACGGGCGCGTGCCGCTGCGAGCCCGGCTGGTGGTCGCCCACCTGCCGCCGTCCGTGCCAGTGCAACCCTGCGGCGGCGCGCTGCGATCAAACCGACGGCTCCTGCCGCTGCGAGCCGGGCTGGTGGGGCCGCCGCTGCAGCTTCCGCTGCGCCTGCCACGGCTCGCCGTGCGCGCAGGAGACCGGCCGCTGCGCCTGCCGGCCCGGCTGGTGGGGCCCCGAGTGCCGGCTGCCGTGCGAGTGCGTGCGTGGCCGCTGCAGCGCCGCCTCCGGCCAGTGCGCCTGCCCGCCCGGCTTCCGCGGGGCCCGCTGCGAGCTGCCCTGCCGCGCCGGCAGCTACGGGCCTCACTGCCGCGACAG CTGTGGCCACTGCAAGCAGAAGGAGCCATGCTCTGCAGACACAGGCAGCTGTGAGTCCTGCGAGCCAGGCTGGAATGGGACCCAGTGCCATCAGCCCTGCCCACCTGGCACCTTTGGCGAGAACTGCCGGCAGCAGTGCCCCCACTGCCAGCGTGGGGAGGCCTGTCAGCCAGACACTGGGCACTGCTGGCGTTGTGATCCTGGGTGGCTGGGGCCCAG GTGTGAAGACCCCTGCCCGATTGGCACCTTTGGGGAGGGCTGTAGCTCTACCTGCCCCACCTGTGTTCAGGGGTCCTGTGATGCTGTGACTGGGGAATGTGTCTGCAACACTGGCTACTGGGGACCCAG CTGCAACACTTCATGCCCATCTGGCTTCCATGGCAACAACTGTTCTATTCCTTGTGAATGCCCAGAGGGACCCTGCAATTCTGTCTCTGGGACCTGCCAGCTGG GGCCTCATGGTCAGGATGCCACCCTCATCGCAGGCATCCttgtgcctctgctgctgctcctcctgggcATCATCATCTgtgcctgctgctgctgggctgCCCGGTTGGACCCCAAGGACAG GCCAGCAAGTGACAGAGCTGCTATGTCCAGGATGAAGCTGCAGGTCTGGGGAGCACTGAGCAGCCTTGGCTCGGCGTTGCCCTGTGGTTCCTTTGGCAGCCACAAGCTTCCCTGGGTGACAG CTTCATTGAGCCGCCCTCTGCAGGCTGGGCCTCAGACGACTCCTTCTCTTCTGATCCTGAGTCTGGAGAGGACGAGAGCCCTGCCTACTGCATGCCACCCCAAGAAG GAATGGTCACTGTGGCCCACGGAGAGTTTCCAGAGGCCAGCCTGCCTGAAGGTCCCGTCCCTCCTCCCGAGGACGCCTCCACACCATTTCCCATCCCGCGGACTTCCAGCCTAG
- the SCARF1 gene encoding scavenger receptor class F member 1 isoform X1 produces MERRGSHSHPIPLPVPSILGHLPAPSRLRPAPTAPTLPSPQLSFSSGVWSSQHPPTRPLREVPHGSPPPSHWFPQERPWKEAGRGDGSRGGQTNRSPLAGLAAMGLRLLPLLLLWTQGTQGSKLDPNGQHVCMASSPSAELQCCPGWRQKDQECTIPICEGPDACQEDEVCVKPGLCRCKPGFFGAQCNSRCPGQYWGPDCREICACHPHGQCEPATGVCHCQADRWGGRCEFACTCGPHGRCDPATGACRCEPGWWSPTCRRPCQCNPAAARCDQTDGSCRCEPGWWGRRCSFRCACHGSPCAQETGRCACRPGWWGPECRLPCECVRGRCSAASGQCACPPGFRGARCELPCRAGSYGPHCRDSCGHCKQKEPCSADTGSCESCEPGWNGTQCHQPCPPGTFGENCRQQCPHCQRGEACQPDTGHCWRCDPGWLGPRCEDPCPIGTFGEGCSSTCPTCVQGSCDAVTGECVCNTGYWGPSCNTSCPSGFHGNNCSIPCECPEGPCNSVSGTCQLGPHGQDATLIAGILVPLLLLLLGIIICACCCWAARLDPKDRPASDRAAMSRMKLQVWGALSSLGSALPCGSFGSHKLPWVTVSHHDPEIPFNHSFIEPPSAGWASDDSFSSDPESGEDESPAYCMPPQEGMVTVAHGEFPEASLPEGPVPPPEDASTPFPIPRTSSLARAKRPSVSFAEGTKFAPQSRRSSGEISSPLRKPKRLPRGAQLGPESQEAEESMGSEKAEMDETLPGAASPRDSATGRRRLPTLGGWTVAERVEAIEGSVLEGSGSVTTIYMLAGTPQLSEGPVRSVLRRFGSFQKGQAEPKVKSAIPKPPRRALSRNKGSPGLASGSAIQSPSLAPNDELTRSLESAGTGPEEVARGLGDGSKSSGRAQELAPEGGSQEQDPQKLADEEGQEEPQYENVAPISGPPAP; encoded by the exons ATGGAAAGACGTGGCTCCCACTCTCACCCTATACCTTTGCCTGTCCCCAGTATCCTGGGACATCTTCCTGCCCCCTCCAGACTGAGACCAGCCCCTACAGCCCCCACTCTGCCTTCACCACAGCTTTCCTTTTCATCTGGTGTCTGGTCTTCCCAGCACCCACCTACCCGCCCTCTTAGGGAGGTGCCGCATGGCAGCCCGCCCCCTTCACACTGGTTTCCTCAGGAAAGGCCTtggaaggaagcagggaggggggaTGGGAGCCGTGGGGGCCAGACTAACAGGAGCCCTCTCGCTGGACTGGCCGCCATGGGACTGAGGCTGCTCCCACTGTTGCTGCTCTGGACACAGGGGACCCAAGGGTCCAAGCTGGACCCCAATGGACAACATGTCTGCATGGCCAGCAG CCCCTCTGCTGAGCTCCAGTGCTGCCCAGGCTGGAGGCAGAAAGATCAAGAATGCACTATCC CCATATGTGAGGGGCCAGATGCCTGCCAGGAAGATGAAGTATGTGTGAAACCGGGCCTCTGTCGATGCAAACCTGGATTCTTCGGGGCCCAATGCAACTCCC gcTGCCCGGGCCAGTACTGGGGCCCCGACTGCCGTGAGATCTGTGCCTGCCACCCCCATGGCCAGTGCGAGCCGGCCACGGGCGTGTGTCACTGCCAAGCGGACCGCTGGGGCGGCCGTTGCGAGTTCGCGTGCACCTGCGGCCCCCACGGGCGCTGCGACCCCGCGACGGGCGCGTGCCGCTGCGAGCCCGGCTGGTGGTCGCCCACCTGCCGCCGTCCGTGCCAGTGCAACCCTGCGGCGGCGCGCTGCGATCAAACCGACGGCTCCTGCCGCTGCGAGCCGGGCTGGTGGGGCCGCCGCTGCAGCTTCCGCTGCGCCTGCCACGGCTCGCCGTGCGCGCAGGAGACCGGCCGCTGCGCCTGCCGGCCCGGCTGGTGGGGCCCCGAGTGCCGGCTGCCGTGCGAGTGCGTGCGTGGCCGCTGCAGCGCCGCCTCCGGCCAGTGCGCCTGCCCGCCCGGCTTCCGCGGGGCCCGCTGCGAGCTGCCCTGCCGCGCCGGCAGCTACGGGCCTCACTGCCGCGACAG CTGTGGCCACTGCAAGCAGAAGGAGCCATGCTCTGCAGACACAGGCAGCTGTGAGTCCTGCGAGCCAGGCTGGAATGGGACCCAGTGCCATCAGCCCTGCCCACCTGGCACCTTTGGCGAGAACTGCCGGCAGCAGTGCCCCCACTGCCAGCGTGGGGAGGCCTGTCAGCCAGACACTGGGCACTGCTGGCGTTGTGATCCTGGGTGGCTGGGGCCCAG GTGTGAAGACCCCTGCCCGATTGGCACCTTTGGGGAGGGCTGTAGCTCTACCTGCCCCACCTGTGTTCAGGGGTCCTGTGATGCTGTGACTGGGGAATGTGTCTGCAACACTGGCTACTGGGGACCCAG CTGCAACACTTCATGCCCATCTGGCTTCCATGGCAACAACTGTTCTATTCCTTGTGAATGCCCAGAGGGACCCTGCAATTCTGTCTCTGGGACCTGCCAGCTGG GGCCTCATGGTCAGGATGCCACCCTCATCGCAGGCATCCttgtgcctctgctgctgctcctcctgggcATCATCATCTgtgcctgctgctgctgggctgCCCGGTTGGACCCCAAGGACAG GCCAGCAAGTGACAGAGCTGCTATGTCCAGGATGAAGCTGCAGGTCTGGGGAGCACTGAGCAGCCTTGGCTCGGCGTTGCCCTGTGGTTCCTTTGGCAGCCACAAGCTTCCCTGGGTGACAG TCTCACACCACGACCCGGAGATCCCCTTCAACCACAGCTTCATTGAGCCGCCCTCTGCAGGCTGGGCCTCAGACGACTCCTTCTCTTCTGATCCTGAGTCTGGAGAGGACGAGAGCCCTGCCTACTGCATGCCACCCCAAGAAG GAATGGTCACTGTGGCCCACGGAGAGTTTCCAGAGGCCAGCCTGCCTGAAGGTCCCGTCCCTCCTCCCGAGGACGCCTCCACACCATTTCCCATCCCGCGGACTTCCAGCCTAGCACGGGCCAAGCGGCCATCAGTCTCCTTTGCCGAAGGCACGAAGTTTGCACCACAGAGTCGCCGAAGCTCAGGGGAGATCTCCAGTCCTCTCCGAAAGCCCAAGCGGCTCCCCCGGGGGGCCCAGCTGGGTCCTGAAAGCCAGGAGGCTGAGGAGTCCATGGGCTCAGAGAAAGCAGAAATGGATGAGACCCTTCCTGGTGCTGCCAGCCCCAGGGATTCAGCCactggccgccgccgcctccccacGCTTGGTGGCTGGACAGTGGCTGAGCGAGTGGAAGCCATTGAGGGCAGTGTCCTGGAGGGCTCAGGCTCTGTGACCACGATCTATATGTTGGCAGGGACACCCCAGTTATCTGAGGGACCTGTCCGGTCTGTTCTCCGACGTTTTGGTAGCTTCCAGAAAGGCCAGGCAGAGCCCAAGGTCAAGAGTGCCATTCCTAAGCCTCCACGCCGGGCCCTTAGTcgaaataagggcagccccgggctGGCCTCTGGCTCTGCCATTCAGAGTCCCAGCTTAGCCCCGAATGATGAGCTCACTAGGTCCTTGGAGTCTGCTGGAACTGGGCCAGAGGAAGTGGCCAGGGGGCTAGGGGATGGCAGCAAGAGCtcagggagggcccaggagctGGCCCCTGAGGGTGGCTCCCaagagcaggatccccagaagcTGGCGGAtgaggaagggcaggaggaacCCCAGTATGAGAATGTTGCACCCATCTCTGGGCCACCAGCACCCTGA